The genome window TTCGGTATTGGCGCCAGTGCTGACAGCCAGACATTGGCGTCGCGCCTCACCCAAAACGACCCCGTGGTCAGCACTGGCTCAACTTTGGCGGTCGCAGTTTCAACTCCACTCAAGAATTGACCCTGTTCACCCTTAATAAGCATCGTTTGCCGAAGGTGGACGAGATCGTGCTGTTTTCCGGTTTCAACAACCTCGGCCTGGCTCGGCAGCCCGAACATTATCGCGGCGAGTATGGGGCGTTCTTCAATTGCCATCAGTTTTTCGAGGCATTGGCCCCTGCGGAGCCGGCGTCCACGTCGTGGAGCCTGTCGAATCTGTTTGGCAAGGCGCAGGAACCTGAGCCCGAGCCCCCGGCGCCGCAGTCGATGGAGGAGCAGATTGACTACGCCGCCAACCTGACCTTGCAGCACCTGGATATCTGGCGTGCCCTGGCCGCCGACATGGGGGCGAAGTTGACGTTCATCCTGCAACCGCTGGCCGGTTGGGTACGGGAAACCGGTAGCCCGGAAGAACAGCAATTGTTCGCCGAGCTCGACCAGGCAGGAAACTTCACCGACGTGTACGGCGACATCCTGCAGACCTCAGTGCGTGAAGCCTACGCCCAGCGTTTGCGGGCCGGGGCACAGGGCATGGGCGTCGGTTTTGTCGATATCACGCCTTTGCTGGCTGAGGCCCTGGGCCCGGACGATTGGCAGTTTGTCGACCGTATTCACTTCACCGACTTCGGCAACGACCTGGTTTCGAAACTTATTCTTGATGTCACTCGGTAAAAGGACTTGCTCATGAAATCGATCAAAAAGTTTTTTCAGCGCCTGTTTGGAAAAAAGAAGAAAAAACCCGACTCCTCTATTTATCCAATGTTCTGACGTTTGATTGGACAAGGTATCGGCTATGGATGGCTCGGTTTCAACGCGCATGATGGAAGAGGGTAGCTGGCGCGAGTTGTATCGCCTGGCGCTCGACCCTGAATGTTTTCTGGAGGCTGCGTACCTCAACCGTCTGTTGGGCAGCGGCGAGCCAACGCCGCTGGCGCTGCTGTCGCCTCGGATCGATCAGTGGCAAGTGTCTCAGGCAACGGCATACGCCAGCGCTGCGGCGCTGGCCGCTGAACGCAACAACACCCTTGGCTTTGCGCAGGCGCTGGCCACTTATTCGGCGCCGATGGCCTCGGTGCTCGGCTGCTGGCTTCAAGGCATGAGTGCGCCCGGGGTTTTCGAAGACCCGGCGCAGCTACGAATCATGCAATTGTTCGCCCATGACGTGGGCGTCGGTTACCCGAATGCGTCACGGGCCCACCATTTCAAGGCGCTGCTGGGCCAGTTGCAACTGACGGCTTATGCCCTGGCACCTGCGCAACTGTCGACGTTGCCGGACCTCAGTGACGACGCATTTGAATTGCCTGCATTGCTGTTGGCGCTGAGCCGGCGCAGTGATGAATTTGGTGATGAGCTGTGCGGTATCGACTGGGCATTGCGGGCGGTGGGGTTATGTCCGGGCTGGGCGGCGATGGGGCACCTTGACGGTATGGCGCTGGAAGTACGGCGCCTGGACCTGAGCGAGTCATTCCCTGGCATGGAGCCGGCTTCGCTGCGCCAGATCAGCCAGTGGGTCGCGCGCCAAGTGGCGTTGCAAAGTGACGCCCGCCAGGCCCGCTTGATGCGTGGCGCCAGTTGGGTATTCGGCGCGTTGCAGCGCTGGAATGCCCGGCTGTACAACGCTTCGTTGACCGCCACGTGCCCGCAGCAGGCCATGATGCAGCTGGTGCAACGCTTGGCCAGGGTTGGCGCGGTGTATCACCAGAACTACCTGATCGAAGGCCGTAGCCTGGCGCTCTGGCTTGAGGAGGCCCAGACCGACCCGGCGCCCTTGCTGGATGTGTTGTCCCGCAGCCGCTTGATCGTCCCCGGCAACGCGAAAAAAAGCCTCTTGGTGACCAGCCTCGTAGCGCCGACGGGGCGCATGTTCCGCATCTTCAGTGACGCGGATTTGAGCGTGATTCGCCAATGGATCGACGCCTTACCCCAGCTCGCCGGCAGTCAGCAGCTGCCTCGCCAACCGGTCGATAACGTGGCCATTGAGGCCCGCCAAACCGTGGGCGCCGAGGCCAGTCTCGGCCATTGGCCCCAGAGTTTGCGCGAAGCCTATTTCGTTTTGCAGGGGCGAGCGCTGGAGGCCTCCACCCTGCAATTTGCTCACGCCTACGTGTCCCGTTGGCTGGCGCGTTCGCAGCGCTCGCTGAACACCTCCGGGCGCCAACTGCCCGAACACTGGGGCACCCATGTGCTGCGCGCCTGGTTGCTCGACAAGCATGACCAGCACGGCCAGCAATTCGATAACAGCGACCCGGCGCAAATGCCGAGTCGTGAAGAAATCGTTGATTCAACCCTGCAGCTGGCGCCCTTGACGCTGATCGACGGTGCCTGGCTGCAAGGGTTTACCGATGTCGGGTTGGCGTCTTCCCATGTCGGCTACAGCTTGTTTCAGACGTATTGGGATGAGCTGGGCAACGGTGTCGCTGCGCTCAATCATCCGAAGATCTACCGCGACGGCTTGCGCGAGATGGATTTCGAGCTGGCGCCAACCGGCAGCCGTGAATTTGCCGAGGACCCGCGCCTGGACGAGGCGTCGTTTCGTTTGCCGGTGTATTGGCTGTGCCTGGGCAAGCTGCCGGTGACCTTTATGCCGGAAATTCTCGGCATGAACCTGGCGATGGAGTTATCCGGCGTGGGCGGTACTTATCGTTCTGCGCGACGTTTTCTGCGCCACTACGGTTTCAGCACCGCGTTCGTCGACCTGCATAACACCATCGACAACGTTTCCACCGGGCACTCGGCCTGGGCTGCTGATGCGATTGACGCGTACATGCGTGCATTGACCACGGCGCAAGCCGTTGCCGAGCAATGGCAGCGCGTGCGCGTGGGCTATGAATCACTCGCGCCGATGCCGGGCAAGTGGGATTCGATATTGAGTCGACTGGGCCTGTCATCGGTAGGGCGGGTGTTACCGCGTACGCAGCGGGCAACGGCTTCAAACGGCTATCTCCATCATCTGCCGATCACTCGCGAAGTGTTGGCGCACGCGACCGATCAGTAACCCCCACGAGGAGCAACTATGTCTTTGGTAGAAGTGCATAACGAATGGGACCCCCTCGAGGAAATGATCGTGGGTATCGCCCATGGCGCGCGCGTGCCTCGGCCGGACAAGGGCCTGTTCGCGCTTGATTACAGTGAACATCACGACGCCATGCATGAGATTCCGTCGGGCCCCTATCCCGAGCAGGTCGTTGCAGAGGCCGAAGAAGACCTCGACGCGTTCGCAGCCTTTCTGGTCGGGCATGGCGTTACCGTACGCCGCCCCAAGAAGTCCTACCACGCCGAGGTCTTCGGGACGTCCGACTGGAAGACCGACGGTGAATACAACTACTGCCCACGGGACGTCTTGCTGCCGATCGGCAAGACCATCATTGAAGCGCCGATGGCCTTGCGCAGCCGCTACTTCGAACCTTTCGCTTACCGTGAACACCTGCAAGCGTATTTCGCCAGCGGTGCCAACTGGATCTCGGCCCCCAAGCCGCAACTGGGGGACAACACTTACCGGGTGAACCCGCGTGAAGGGTCGATCATTGCCAATGAGGAGCCTATTTTCGATGCGGCCAACGTGCTGCGTATGGGGCGCGACATTCTTTATCTGGAGTCGCGCAGTGGCAATCGGCTGGGCTACGAATGGCTCAAGCGCGTGCTCGGTGATCAATACCGCGTGCACGCCCTCAGTGGGTTCTACGACGGTACGCACCTGGACACCACGATCACCCTGGTACGGCCCGGGTTGGTGGTATTGAACCCTGAGCGTATCGGCAAGGACCAGGTGCCGGAGGTGTTCAAGCACTGGGACATTATCTGGGCGCCCGACATGGTCGACACCGGTTATTGCTGGTCCTACCCACGTGCATCCATCTGGCAGGGCATGAACTTCATCATGGTCAACCCGGCGTTGGCGGTGATCAACGACCAGCAAGTCCCGTTGATTCGTGCGCTGGAACGCCATGGCATCGATGTGGCGCCGCTGAAGATGCGGCATGCGCGCAGTTTGAGCGGCGGCTTCCATTGTGTGTCCGTTGATATCCGTCGACGCGGCACGTTGGAAGACTACCGTTGATAAGGGGGCAGTGATGCAGGCTCTGGATTACTACGCGGTGGCATTGTTTGTGATCGCCACCTGTGTCACGCCGGGGCCGAACAACGTGATGTTGATGTCCTCGGGCGCCAACTTCGGCATGGGCCGCACCCTGCGCCATGTGGCCGGGATCAACATCGGTTTTCCGTTGATGGTGGTGGCGGTCGGCCTGGGCGCCGGCGCGATTTTTCGGCAGTACCCAGGCCTGCATGACGGGTTGCAAGTGATCGGGGCGGTGTACCTGCTGTTTCTCGCGTATCAGATCGCGCGCTCGCCCACCACCGACCTCGGTGACCCGTCCCGCCAGCCCTTGGGGTTCACGGGCGCGGCATTGTTTCAGTGGGTCAACCCGAAAGCCTGGGTCATGGCGGTGGGTGCGGTGTTGGCTTACACGTCGCCCCTGGGCGGCTACACCCTGCAGGTGTTTCTGATTGCGCTGTTGTTCTTTTTGTTCGGCACACCGTGCTCGATGGTGTGGGTGTTTTTTGGGCAGTACCTGCGGCGCTTTCTAACGCGGCCGCGGCATTTGAAGGTCTTCAATATCGCCATGAGCCTGGTGCTGGTGGTGTCGTTGATACCGGTCATAAAAAGTCTGCCGTTCGCTCAAGGATGGTTTTAAAACGCATAGACAGTTGCTGTGCCGCTCACCGCTCGACGGGCACAGGCAACTCCACGGATTGGTAGGATGTGATGAGGATGCACACTTAAATGGCTATGTATGTTTTAGGAATATCTGCCTTCTACCACGACAGTGCTGCCGCCCTGGTCAAGGACGGCGTGCCCGTGGCTGCCGCTCAGGAAGAGCGCTTCACCCGTGTTCGTCACGACCCGGCATTCCCGGCCCAGGCGATTGCGTACTGCCTGGATGCCGAGGGGATTACCCTGGATGAGCTGGAGGCTGTGGTCTATTACGAAGACCCTCAGGAGAAATTCTCCCGGGTGATGTCCTCTTTCGCCAGTGGCGGCATCGGCGGCGCCCGCACATTTATCAATGCAATGCCGGAATGGATTCGTTGGAAGTGGAACGTGCTCAAGTTCGTCGATGAGCAGCTTGAGGCGCTGGGGCGGGGCAAGGCGCCGCGCACCCAGGCGTCGCGGCATCACCGCTCGCATGCGGCGGCTGCGTTCTATCCCTCACCGTTCGAGAACGCCGCGGTGCTGTGTATCGACGGCATTGGCGAATGGCATTCGACCACGATCTGGCAAGGCCAGGGCTCCAGCCTTGAGCTGAAAAACTCGATTTCCTACCCGCATTCCCTCGGCCTGCTGTATTCGGCGATGACTTATTACTGCGGTTTCAAGGTCGATTCCGGGGAGTACAAATTGATGGGGTTGGCGCCTTATGGCCAACCCATCTATGCCGACAAGATTCGCGATGAGCTGATCAATATCCGCCCCGACGGTTCGTTCACGTTGAACATGAAGTACTTCGAGTACCTGCGCGGTGAACGCATGGTAGGGGAGGCCTTCGAAGCGCTGTTCGACGGGCCGATCCGCCAACCCGAAAGCCCGATATCGCAGCGTGAATGTGACCTCGCGGCGTCGATTCAAAAAGTCACCGAAGAGGTGGTCCTGGGGTTGGCGACGGCCGCCGTCAAGCAGACCGGCCAGCGCAATCTGTGCCTGGCCGGCGGGGTCGCATTGAACTGCGTGGCCAATGGCGTGCTCAGTCGCTCCGGGCGGTTTGACTCGATCTGGATCCAGCCGGCAGCCGGGGATGCCGGTTGCGCCTTGGGGGCCGCGATGGATTATGCGGTCAAGCGTTGCGGTCGCCCGCACCTGGCAAGCAGCAAGTCGGACGCCATGAGCGGCAGCCTGTTGGGGCCGGGCTTCGACGATGAAGAAATCGCGGCCTTCCTGCTGGAAAACCAATACCCCTTCATTCGCTACGACGACAACGGGCTGTATGACCAGGTCGCCAGCCGACTGGCCGATGGCGCGGTGGTGGGCTGGTTCCAGGGCCGTATGGAGTTCGGCCCCCGTGCCCTGGGCGCGCGCTCGATTCTCGGCGATGCACGCAACCCGCAGATGCAACGCACGATGAACCTGAAGATCAAGTACCGCGAGTCGTTCCGCCCGTTTGCCCCGGCAGTACTGGCCGAGGACGCCGGGAGCTATTTCGATATCTGCGAAAAAAGCCCCTACATGCTGATGGTCGCACCGGTGTCGGACGCCATCAAAACCCCGCAATCGTTGCAAGAGGGCGGCCCGGAGCGTGGCTTGGGCAGCATCAACAATGTTCGCTCGCAATTGCCGGCAGTGACCCATGTCGACCTGTCGGCGCGGGTGCAAACGGTGACCGAGGAAAACAACGCCCCGTTCACCTACTTGTTGCGCAGTTTCAAGCAACGCACAGGCTGTTCGGTACTGGTCAATACCTCGTTCAACGTGCGCGGCGAGCCCATCGTGTGCAAGCCAGAGGAGGCGTATGCCTGCTTTATGCGCACGGAAATGGACGTTCTGGTACTGGGCCATTACGTACTGGAGCGGCCGGGCCAGCCTGCCTTTGTTGACAGCGTCGACTGGCGCAACGAAATCCCGCTGGACTGATCGTGACCTCTAACTTTTCGGAGCTTTTTCCATGCTGAGATTTCTCGCGTTTATCGTGTTCATGGTGGTCCTTCTGCCCGTCGGGTTGACGCGTTCGGTGCTGCATTCCTCACGGTTTGGCCGTCGCTTCCACCAGGCGCCGTCCGCTTGGGATCACGCCGTCAAACAACCGTAACGCCATCGGCCTAAGGATCTGTGTCCATGTCAAAGGTGATTTACAAAAACCTCAATACCTCACCGATTCTTGCGGTGGGTGGCGCCGGGTGCTGGTTGGAGGACGCGACGGGTAAACGCTACCTCGACACCTGTGGCGGTGTCGCGGTGTCGAGCCTGGGCCATGCCCACCCGCGCATCGTTGCAGCGTTCGAGCGGGAGGCGAAAAAACTCGCCTGGGCCCATGCCGGCAGCTTCACCACGGCGCCCGCTGAAGCGTTGGCGGAATACCTGGTGGCGGGCAGCGGCGGCCTGGCGTGGGCGCAGTTTTTGTCGGGAGGCTCGGAGGTGATGGAGTTGGCGATGAAAATCGCCTACCAGTACCAATGCGAACGCGGGCTGCCGAATAAGTCGGTGTTTATTTCGCGGCGCCAGAGCTACCACGGCAGCACCCTGGGCACCCTGAGCATTTCCGGTAACCCGCAGCGTCAATCGGTGTTTGGCCAGTTGTTCCCGGCGGCCGAATTCGTGTCGCCGTGCTACGCCTACCGCGATCAGCGGCACGACGAAAGTGAAGAGCAGTATGCGACCCGTCTGGCCGAAGAGCTGGACCAGAAAATCCGCGCCTTGGGCAGCGAAAATGTCGCGGCGTTTTTCGTTGAAACGGTGGTGGGCTCGACCAGCGGCGCTGTTCCGCCGGTGCCGGGTTACCTGCGCAAAATCAAGGCGGTCTGCGAGCGCCACGATGTGCTGTTGATTCTCGATGAGGTGATGGCTGGGATGGGCCGTACCGGGCAGCTGTTCGCGTATGCCGACGACGGCATCGTGCCGGACATGGTTGCCGTGGGCAAAGGCCTCGCCGCCGGCTACATGCCGATTTCAGCGCTGCTGATCAGTGAGCAGGTGCATTCGGTGATGGCGCAGGGCTCGGGCGTATTGGGCAACGGCCAAACCCATGTCAACCATCCGCTGGCCTGTGCCATCGCCCTGGAGGTGCAGCAGGTCATCGTTGGAGACGAACTGTTGGCCCAGGTGCGCCAGCGCGGCGAGCAACTGCGCAGCTGGCTCAAGGAAAGCCTGAGTGACCTGGATACCGTCGGCGATGTGCGCGGACGAGGGCTGTTTGTCGGTGTTGAATTTGTGCAAGACCGCGCCACCAAGGCGCCGTTCAAGGGCGGTGGCGCGTATGCCGCAGCCCTCAAGCAAGAGGCCTTGGCGCGCGGCCTGCTGATCTACCCCGGCAGTGGCACCGTGCAGGGCGTACAAGGCAATCATGTGCTGTTTGCACCGCCATTTATCACCCGTGAAGACGAGCTGGCGCAAATGGTTGAGCGGTTCAGTGCGGTGGTGCGGGCCGTGGCTCATTAGCCGTCAGGTGATGTATCGCGCGTTCACCCAAATTACGTAGAGATGGAGCAGTGAAGATGCAGACAATCGAGCCGTGCAAGGACAAAGTCCTGCTGTCGGTGTGCACCATGGACTGGTGCGATCATGGGGTGGAATTCGCCAAGACCGTATTCTCCAACCTTGAGGTGTTTTGTTGGGACCCGGGCGATCCTTACCCCTATCACCTGGATAATTGGGAGGGCGACTGGATCATCTCCTACCGTGGCGACTTCATCTTCCCGCAGAGCATTTATAAAAATGCGCGCAAGGGCGCGATCAACCTGCACCCAGCGCCGCCCAAGTATCGCGGGCTGGGCAGTCAGCATTACGCGATTTACTACAACGATGAAACCTACGGCTCGACGTGCCACCACCTTGCGCCATCGGTCGACAGTGGCCAGATCATCAACGTCGCGCGCTTCAATGTGGCGCCGGCCGAGACAGCATCGTCCCTGCGCCTGCATGTCGGCGCGTATTGCTTGCAGCAGTTTATTCATCTGCTGACCGACTACATCCTGGTAGGGCGGCCGTTGCCGGTTTCGCCGGAGAACTGGGGGGAGCGGTTGTACAAACAATCGGAACTCAAGCCCTGGATGGAGAAGATTCGTGCCCAAGAGCCGGATCATCGGTGTTTCAAGTAGTTTTTGGGCAAGTCACTTCAAGCCGCTCGTGGCTTGAAGTGTTCACTGCGCGTTGGCGCGACGGGTAAGAGAGCATCTATGTTCGAGTTTTCGAGTTTCGTGGCGGCACTGGGCGTCTACGTGATCGGCACCGCCAGCCCTGGGCCTGGCAATCTGGCGATCGCCAATACCTCCCTCAATTATGGACGCACGCCAGGCCTGGCCTTGGCGGCCGGGGTGATTTCCGGGTCGCTGTGCTGGGGGGCGATGACGGCTGCCGGTGTCTCGGCGTTGTTGATGTCCAATACCCAGATCCTGCTGTGGCTGAAGGTGCTGGGGGCGTGCTACCTGTTCTTCCTCGCGTGGAAGTCGATCCGTAGCGCACTGGCCCACAACGCGACGATGGTGGCACGGGTGCGGGAAAAACAGACCCGAAACCTCGGCTTCTATTTGCAGGGGCTGGGCATTCACTTGACCAACCCCAAAGCGGCCTTGACCTGGTTCACCGTGACCACTGTGGGGCTCAGCGCGAATGCGCCGGCCTGGACCAGTTTTGTGCTGGTGGCGGGCTGTGCGCTGTTGGGGTTTCTGATTTTCTGTGCCTACGCCCTGGTATTTTCCTCCCACTCGGCGGAACCGTTTTTCACCCGGACGCGCAAATCGTTCGGCCTGATTTGCGGCGCCTTCTATTCATTCGTTGCGATCGGTTTTCTCACGTCACTGCTGTGACGCCGAATGCTTTCCTGAACCCACCCTGAAGAATCCTCCTATTCCCTGTTGGTAAACTTTCCTACGGTTTACTCCTCCGGAGTCGGGGCGTAAACTCCGCGCGTTTTCATCAATAGCGGAGACCCTAAGTGGGTACTTGTTCGAGTGACAGTCGTCGGCCGGTTTCGGTAACCGGCACATACTTGGCAAGGTAACGCGCATTCTTCCGATGCCGTTGTCTCGCCAACCAAGCGAGAAGCGGCATTGCGGCAGCGGCCAGTCCTGGCACCTGCCCGACCCCCTCTCATCGACGCTGACCAGCCCCTGATATCAATCAGGAGGTTACGGACGCGCCTGCCTTTTATGGCCGGCGGGCCAGGCTGACTGTGCCTTTGAAAAGGGCGCAGTGCAGTCGGTCGTACCTGCACGAAGGTTTCCTCGCGCAGGAGTTACACCATGAACCTCACACTGCTCAAAGAGTTCTTCGCCGGTTTCCTGCGGACCCGGCACATTGCCCGGCATTTTCGCCGCCTGGCGATGCTCGAGACCGTGACCGACGCCAACGTCAGCCGCGAAGTACCGCCGACCCTGGCGCAAACCCTGGTGGTCGCGGCCAATAGCAGTGCTGTGCAATTGCTCGGCAAATTGGGCAGCCACACCGAGGGGTTGAGCACTCAGGACTCCGACGCCTTGCGCGTGCAGTACGGCCTCAACGAGGTCGAGCATGAGCAGCCGCTGCCGTGGCAGGTGCACTTGTGGCACTGCTACAAGAACCCGTTCAACCTGCTGCTGACCTTGCTCGCACTGATCTCCTTGCTGACCGA of Pseudomonas fluorescens contains these proteins:
- a CDS encoding formyltransferase family protein, with protein sequence MQTIEPCKDKVLLSVCTMDWCDHGVEFAKTVFSNLEVFCWDPGDPYPYHLDNWEGDWIISYRGDFIFPQSIYKNARKGAINLHPAPPKYRGLGSQHYAIYYNDETYGSTCHHLAPSVDSGQIINVARFNVAPAETASSLRLHVGAYCLQQFIHLLTDYILVGRPLPVSPENWGERLYKQSELKPWMEKIRAQEPDHRCFK
- a CDS encoding inosamine-phosphate amidinotransferase 1, yielding MSLVEVHNEWDPLEEMIVGIAHGARVPRPDKGLFALDYSEHHDAMHEIPSGPYPEQVVAEAEEDLDAFAAFLVGHGVTVRRPKKSYHAEVFGTSDWKTDGEYNYCPRDVLLPIGKTIIEAPMALRSRYFEPFAYREHLQAYFASGANWISAPKPQLGDNTYRVNPREGSIIANEEPIFDAANVLRMGRDILYLESRSGNRLGYEWLKRVLGDQYRVHALSGFYDGTHLDTTITLVRPGLVVLNPERIGKDQVPEVFKHWDIIWAPDMVDTGYCWSYPRASIWQGMNFIMVNPALAVINDQQVPLIRALERHGIDVAPLKMRHARSLSGGFHCVSVDIRRRGTLEDYR
- a CDS encoding SGNH/GDSL hydrolase family protein; its protein translation is MPKVDEIVLFSGFNNLGLARQPEHYRGEYGAFFNCHQFFEALAPAEPASTSWSLSNLFGKAQEPEPEPPAPQSMEEQIDYAANLTLQHLDIWRALAADMGAKLTFILQPLAGWVRETGSPEEQQLFAELDQAGNFTDVYGDILQTSVREAYAQRLRAGAQGMGVGFVDITPLLAEALGPDDWQFVDRIHFTDFGNDLVSKLILDVTR
- a CDS encoding iron-containing redox enzyme family protein, which produces MDGSVSTRMMEEGSWRELYRLALDPECFLEAAYLNRLLGSGEPTPLALLSPRIDQWQVSQATAYASAAALAAERNNTLGFAQALATYSAPMASVLGCWLQGMSAPGVFEDPAQLRIMQLFAHDVGVGYPNASRAHHFKALLGQLQLTAYALAPAQLSTLPDLSDDAFELPALLLALSRRSDEFGDELCGIDWALRAVGLCPGWAAMGHLDGMALEVRRLDLSESFPGMEPASLRQISQWVARQVALQSDARQARLMRGASWVFGALQRWNARLYNASLTATCPQQAMMQLVQRLARVGAVYHQNYLIEGRSLALWLEEAQTDPAPLLDVLSRSRLIVPGNAKKSLLVTSLVAPTGRMFRIFSDADLSVIRQWIDALPQLAGSQQLPRQPVDNVAIEARQTVGAEASLGHWPQSLREAYFVLQGRALEASTLQFAHAYVSRWLARSQRSLNTSGRQLPEHWGTHVLRAWLLDKHDQHGQQFDNSDPAQMPSREEIVDSTLQLAPLTLIDGAWLQGFTDVGLASSHVGYSLFQTYWDELGNGVAALNHPKIYRDGLREMDFELAPTGSREFAEDPRLDEASFRLPVYWLCLGKLPVTFMPEILGMNLAMELSGVGGTYRSARRFLRHYGFSTAFVDLHNTIDNVSTGHSAWAADAIDAYMRALTTAQAVAEQWQRVRVGYESLAPMPGKWDSILSRLGLSSVGRVLPRTQRATASNGYLHHLPITREVLAHATDQ
- a CDS encoding LysE family translocator; the protein is MFEFSSFVAALGVYVIGTASPGPGNLAIANTSLNYGRTPGLALAAGVISGSLCWGAMTAAGVSALLMSNTQILLWLKVLGACYLFFLAWKSIRSALAHNATMVARVREKQTRNLGFYLQGLGIHLTNPKAALTWFTVTTVGLSANAPAWTSFVLVAGCALLGFLIFCAYALVFSSHSAEPFFTRTRKSFGLICGAFYSFVAIGFLTSLL
- a CDS encoding aspartate aminotransferase family protein; amino-acid sequence: MSKVIYKNLNTSPILAVGGAGCWLEDATGKRYLDTCGGVAVSSLGHAHPRIVAAFEREAKKLAWAHAGSFTTAPAEALAEYLVAGSGGLAWAQFLSGGSEVMELAMKIAYQYQCERGLPNKSVFISRRQSYHGSTLGTLSISGNPQRQSVFGQLFPAAEFVSPCYAYRDQRHDESEEQYATRLAEELDQKIRALGSENVAAFFVETVVGSTSGAVPPVPGYLRKIKAVCERHDVLLILDEVMAGMGRTGQLFAYADDGIVPDMVAVGKGLAAGYMPISALLISEQVHSVMAQGSGVLGNGQTHVNHPLACAIALEVQQVIVGDELLAQVRQRGEQLRSWLKESLSDLDTVGDVRGRGLFVGVEFVQDRATKAPFKGGGAYAAALKQEALARGLLIYPGSGTVQGVQGNHVLFAPPFITREDELAQMVERFSAVVRAVAH
- a CDS encoding carbamoyltransferase family protein encodes the protein MAMYVLGISAFYHDSAAALVKDGVPVAAAQEERFTRVRHDPAFPAQAIAYCLDAEGITLDELEAVVYYEDPQEKFSRVMSSFASGGIGGARTFINAMPEWIRWKWNVLKFVDEQLEALGRGKAPRTQASRHHRSHAAAAFYPSPFENAAVLCIDGIGEWHSTTIWQGQGSSLELKNSISYPHSLGLLYSAMTYYCGFKVDSGEYKLMGLAPYGQPIYADKIRDELINIRPDGSFTLNMKYFEYLRGERMVGEAFEALFDGPIRQPESPISQRECDLAASIQKVTEEVVLGLATAAVKQTGQRNLCLAGGVALNCVANGVLSRSGRFDSIWIQPAAGDAGCALGAAMDYAVKRCGRPHLASSKSDAMSGSLLGPGFDDEEIAAFLLENQYPFIRYDDNGLYDQVASRLADGAVVGWFQGRMEFGPRALGARSILGDARNPQMQRTMNLKIKYRESFRPFAPAVLAEDAGSYFDICEKSPYMLMVAPVSDAIKTPQSLQEGGPERGLGSINNVRSQLPAVTHVDLSARVQTVTEENNAPFTYLLRSFKQRTGCSVLVNTSFNVRGEPIVCKPEEAYACFMRTEMDVLVLGHYVLERPGQPAFVDSVDWRNEIPLD
- a CDS encoding LysE family translocator, producing the protein MQALDYYAVALFVIATCVTPGPNNVMLMSSGANFGMGRTLRHVAGINIGFPLMVVAVGLGAGAIFRQYPGLHDGLQVIGAVYLLFLAYQIARSPTTDLGDPSRQPLGFTGAALFQWVNPKAWVMAVGAVLAYTSPLGGYTLQVFLIALLFFLFGTPCSMVWVFFGQYLRRFLTRPRHLKVFNIAMSLVLVVSLIPVIKSLPFAQGWF